The nucleotide sequence CGGCGTGCGCCCCGCCGCCCGGAGAACTGTCGCTGCCCTGGAACAGACCGCAGTCGATCAGCAGGCTGTTCTGTTCGTCGAGCACCAGTTCATGCGCGGAGCCGGTGACGCCGTTGACCGCGCCGTGGTGAAGAATGTTGAACCTGTTTGTCATGCCTTCTTCCCTGAAAGCGGTAGTCGACTCAAATCAGGCGCATGCAGAAACAACATGGTTTGGCGCCACAGTTGTCTGGACCCTGCTCACTGCGACCGCAATTATTTCTGCTCACCAGACACTTTTAATGCCAATGGGCAAACTGACTCCTCGGCTAGAGCTCCGCCTGAATAGCCTGCGCATAGCGCCTGAAGTCGTCCATTCTCTGGGTACAGAGCGCATGCACGATTTGCCAGTCAATATCTCCGTAGTTGTGCACCACGATATTACGGAAACCAACGGCCCGCCGCATATTCATCGCCAGATCCTGGCCAATCAACCCACCCTCCGCGAGACGGGTAAACGCTTCGCCCATAGTACGTGGCACGATCAGCTCATCATGATCAGCAAGCCAGTGGGTGGCGATATCGACACATAGCTGGATGGCACGCGTGAGGTTGAGAGAGACAATATCCTGTGCATCCAGATCACCCTGCAATGCCTCTGGGGTATCAGGACATTTTGCTTTGAGTCGAGCCAGGCAGCGGCGCAAGGACTCGAGTTTCTCGGAGATGACTACCCGATCCATGACTCGGCCCTGGTGCGCAGTAAACGGTTTCTCAGTGGAACAAAATCCGCCTCTTCCACGAGGTGCCTGTATTGCAAAGCAGCTTTTTTCGCTGGCGTTCCTGCCAGCAATATAGCGTTCTGAAGAATCTCGCCCAGCAATGGCTCACCCACATCATGCAAATCAATCAGGTCCACTGGACGCCCTTCTTTTTCTGCAAGATCTGCGATCATGGCATATCGGGTCGCCGCATTCAGAGGCTTTTCCGCAAGCACCGCCACATCCAGGTCGCTATGCAGAGAAGCCGTACCTCTCGCCATTGATCCAAACACCATCACCAACTGCAACGGCACATGCCTCGCCAGCATCGCTGGTATCCATTGGAACTCCGTCCGGAAACGGGCTTCAGCATCGGAGGCAGGAAGTGGGTTCATAAGGGAATACTCACGCCCGGTAGTAATTATCCAAGGGTACAGGCCAACATCGGACAACAGGCACTCCCTTGTAGCATATTCAGCCGAGGGAATCTCTGAATAACTCCCCCGGTGGTTCTACCGTGTGTACATCGCTCAGAAGGCGCCAAAGAAATGCAGCCGCACGCCTCGCTCGACCGTGACGCCTACCGGCGGCGGCGCACCATCACGCCCGGTCACAAGGCGGGTGACGCCCCAGGCCAGCAGGTGGGTGCCTATCACGTCTTCGGCATAGTGCCGCTTCTGCTCTACTCTCGCGGCGCCGGCCACCGCCGCGCCCACATGATAGGGCCAGCCCTCGCGCCAGCCATAACGCTCTGTCACATACCAGGCCGGGACGCTGGCTTTCATGGTGTGGCCGCTGGGAAATGAACGCTGGTCGGTGCCATCCGGGCGGCCGCGCTGCACTTCGTCCTTCAGCCAGGCTTTGGTCCAGCGGCCGGCATGGTTGGCCAGAATCAGTTGCAGCGTGCCGTCGATGTCCTTGTGCGCAGCAGCATGTGCGTGCGCAACGTAACGGGCATTGCTGCTGATGAAGTCGCCCGCCTGAATCAACATTGACGCCATCACCGATGCCGGCAAGCCACTCGCTGCCACCATGCACAAGGTAATGAAAAGCCGTCGCAAGTTGGAAGGCCCTCCGGGTTTCATATCTCGATGTCTGCCACGAGAAAATCATAGATAAACATATGGGCGTTGTTCGAGACGAGACGCAACACATGCTGCATATCCAGATTCAGATAGTCGTGAACGATACGATTTCTCAGCCCGATGACGCCATACCATTGTTCCAGATCGGAGATGGCCGGACGACTCATCGCTGCAAGGTCACGGAAGGCATCGTAGGCGGAAACTGGTACGGGTAATGAGTGAGCCTTGAGAATATGCTTCGCTTTCCCGATAGCATTTTCAATAAGCAGTTGCAGGGCATGCAGCACGCCGTTCTGCTCCAGTTCGCTCAGCCGGTCCCCAGTTTTTAACTTGTTCGCCGCCACGTCCAGCACACTTTTCTGTCTGGCTGCCAGGGTGCGAGTCTCCGCAAGGTACAGATCAAGCCGCATGATGTTCACGCTCCCACTGCCACTGCTCGAGCTCTCGCCAGGTTCGGCTGAGGAAGTGGAACCAGGCCAATTCCGCATCACCGTATAAAGGAACGCCCTCTTCGGCCACGGCGGCACGCATGGCCAACCCAGCCGACGACAGGTTTATCAGATCAACGCTTTCCAGGCTGCATTCGAGAGCATGTGCGAGCCGCTCGCGTAGCCGCTCTTCACAGGCCAGGGTATCCATATCGAGCCCCGGTTTTGCCCATTGCAGGGCAACATCCCAGTCGCTGGAGGATGACGCTGCCCCCGTGGCCCTACTGCCCACCAATACGGCGAAGCATAAGCCCGGCGTATCAGAGAATATCGCCGCCAGTCGCTTTTGTAATGGGGCTTCATCAGGGCTCATTGAATTCCACCTCATTGCAGGTGATCTCATAAACTGGAACAGGCCATAAAGCGCTCAATCCGTCACATCAGGCGGTACTACACCTGGACCGTTTCTAACACAGTTGCCAGGGTGTGCCCAATCGGAGAAAGCCCGCGCTGTCCGGATACCCATTGCGGAGCACGCTGGGCAACCGACAGGCGGGAACCGTTGTGCTCGGGCGCGGGCATTTTGTCAGACTGACGGGAGTGAGCCGAAGCATGGACATGGCGGGTTTCGCCGTTGGCTCTACCCTCCCTGCAGTCAGTCTTGGCATCAGACACGCTACCGCCCCAGGATTGGCCGTCTGCTTCCTGAGAACGGGCAGCCCGGCACGGCCGGCTGCGGGGTCCGGGTATGAATCTACCCGGCACCTGTGTCAGTCCTGAGACGCCCCCAACTCTTCTTTCAACCGGGCGATCTCCTGCACCAGGGCGTCGTGTTCCTCTTCCTTGCGACGCAGGAAGCGCAGTGTCAGTGCGGCCTTTTCCCTCAGGCCGCTGGGCGTCAGCTTGTACAGATACGCCCGCTTGTTGCTGCTGCGGCGAAAGTTCTCTGCCTTCAGCCAGCCCTTTTCGATCAGCGCGCGCATGCAGTAGTTGACCTTGCCCAGGCTGACGCCCAGCCGTTCGGCCATCTCGCGCTGCGACAGCCCTGGCTCGTTCTGCAACAACGCCAGCAGCCGGTAATGCGCCTCTTCGACTATGCGGGGATCTATACGTTCAATCATTGAACACAAAGTATGGCAAGGTGATGGCATACCCGCAACCGCAGGTACTTTATGGTGTTGTTTCGGCTCGATATCAGTCGATGCGGGTGACGCTGCGCAGCGGGAAGCAGACCTGCTGGGTCTTGTGCAGCAGGTTCATCAGCAGCACCACTCGCTCCTCGCCATTGAATCGTTCAAAGATGGCCTCGACGTTGGCAAAGGCGCCTTCGGTAATACGGACCTTGTCGCCAGGCTGGAACAGCATGCGTGGGCCATCCGGCACCGCCAGCCTGTCGCGAATGGCGTTAATGATGGTGTCGGCCACCGGCAATGGCTTGTCGGCGAAGGTGACCAGGCGCTGAACTCCCCGGGTCGAGCGGATCGGCAGCCAGTTGTCGGCCACCTCGCTGAGCTGGATGAACAGGTAGCCGGGAAACAGCGGCTCACGGCGTGTCACCTGCCGCTGGCCAACCACGGCCTGCACATCCACCTGGGGGAAAAAGCACTGGAACCCCTGATTGCTGAGGTTCTCTTCTGCCCGGTCGCCCTGACGAGGCTTGCTCTGGATCAGGTACCAGCGTGATGGTCCGGTGCCATTTCTGGCCTGAGGGCGTGCGCTGTGCATGGGTCACTCCTTCGTCTTCACCATGGCCGCTGGCCACGGCAGCGGGGCTCCATCTCCACCGCTGTGCATTCAGTGTCGTGCCCGCCACGGCGGGCGGACATCAGTCTTCATCCTGGCCATCCGCCTCGACATCCCGCCTCTATCTATTTGTACTCGTAGGCGTAGTAACTGTAGGCATTGCTGGCCTTGCGTTCCACTGCGTTGAGGATGCAGCCTTTTACATGCACCCCATTCTGCTCGAAACGGCCCAGCGTCTGCTCCACTTCCTTGATGGAATTGCGGCCGTAACGGGTCACCACCAGGCTGGTACCGGCCAGATTGCCGATAATCGCAGCGTCAGTCACCGCCAGGATCGGCGGGGTGTCGATCAGCACCAGATCATAGTCGCGGCTGAGCTCTTCCATCAGCCCCTGGAACCGGGGGTGCATGAGCAGCTCCGCCGGGTTGGGGGGGATTTCACCCCGGCCGATAAAGTCCAGGCCAGGGATATCGGTGTGCAGCGTCACTTCTTCCCGTGAATTACGCCCCGCCAGATAGGTCGACAGCCCGACGGCGTGGTCAGACGGGAAGTAGCGATGCAGGTGGCCCTTGCGCAGGTCGCCGTCCACCAGCACCACCCGCTGGCCAACCTGCGCCAGCACCATGGCGAAGTTGGCCGACACGAACGATTTGCCCACTTCCGGGCTGGGGCCAGAGATCATCAGCACATTGTTGGAGGCTTCGAGCATCGCAAAGTGGAGGCTGGTACGCAGGCTGCGCAGCGCTTCAATGGTCAGGTCGCCGGGGTTGGTCTGGGCCAGCAACTGGTGTGTCTTGTTGGGCGTGCCACGGCGACGGCTGATCCGCGAGATCAGCCGTTCATTGCGAATCTGGTCTTCGGACAGCGGCAGTGTGGCGTAGACCGGGATGCCTTCCTGTTCCAGCTGGTCCGGGCTCTCGATACCGCGATTGAATGCGGCGCGCACAAATACCTGCCCGACCGCCCCCATGAGACCAAGCAGCGTGGCCAGCACCACGACCAGCGCCTTTTGTGGTTTGATCGGCTCCGGCTGCACCTGCGCGTTATCGATAATACGCACGTTGCCGATGGTGCCCGCCTTCATGATGCGCAACTCCTGCACGCGATTGAGCAGTTGCACGTAGATTTCCTGGTTCAGCTCCACGTCGCGCATCAGCCGCAGGATCTGCTGCTGGGTTTCCGGCAAGTTCTTGACCTGGCTGTTCAGGCGCTCGCGCTCTTCTTCAAAACTGCGCCGCTGCTCCATCAGGGTGCGGTAGGCCGGGTGCTCGCGGGTATAAAGACGATTGACTTCGCTTTCGCGGAATTTCAGTTCGTTCAGCTTGGCTTCCAGCTGTACGAGCTGGTCAAGCACGGCCTTGGTTTCCAGGGACAGGTCGACGGATTCGCTTTCCAGGCGATAGGCGTTCAGTTTTTCTTCGGCGGCGTTCAGCTCGTCGCGGATCTCGGGCACCTGTTCATCGAGGAATTCCAGGCTTTTCTCGGCTTCGGCGGAACGGCGCTGGACGTTCTGGAGCAAGTAATTCCTGGCCACGGCGTCGAGGATCTTGCTGACTTTTTCCGGGTTTGCGCCGGTCATGCTGACCGTGAGGATACCGGTGTTACGCCCTTTCTCCGCTACGCTGAGATTGGCCAGCAACTGTTGCATCACCCGCCGGCGAGACTGTTTCACCACCTCAAAACGCGTGCCGGGCTCTGCATTCAGTTCGGCCACGCGGATGGCGATGCGCTGGTCTGCAGAGCGGGCTTCTTTGCCCGGCTCGCCTTCCAGTACCGGCTCGCCGTCGAGGGTCAGTGTGAAGCTGCCGCCCTCGCCGGCTTCCAGAATAAAGGTGCTGCCCAGCAGCCATTCCGGCACCGCAAGCTGATCAATCCACAATTGTTTTTCGGTATCGGCCCAGCCGGCGAACAGGATGCGATTGTCCTTTTCTTCCGGCCCGAAAAACCGGCCGATGACGGGCAGGGATG is from Isoalcanivorax pacificus W11-5 and encodes:
- the hepT gene encoding type VII toxin-antitoxin system HepT family RNase toxin, which gives rise to MDRVVISEKLESLRRCLARLKAKCPDTPEALQGDLDAQDIVSLNLTRAIQLCVDIATHWLADHDELIVPRTMGEAFTRLAEGGLIGQDLAMNMRRAVGFRNIVVHNYGDIDWQIVHALCTQRMDDFRRYAQAIQAEL
- the mntA gene encoding type VII toxin-antitoxin system MntA family adenylyltransferase antitoxin → MNPLPASDAEARFRTEFQWIPAMLARHVPLQLVMVFGSMARGTASLHSDLDVAVLAEKPLNAATRYAMIADLAEKEGRPVDLIDLHDVGEPLLGEILQNAILLAGTPAKKAALQYRHLVEEADFVPLRNRLLRTRAESWIG
- a CDS encoding phosphatase PAP2 family protein, with protein sequence MLIQAGDFISSNARYVAHAHAAAHKDIDGTLQLILANHAGRWTKAWLKDEVQRGRPDGTDQRSFPSGHTMKASVPAWYVTERYGWREGWPYHVGAAVAGAARVEQKRHYAEDVIGTHLLAWGVTRLVTGRDGAPPPVGVTVERGVRLHFFGAF
- the hepT gene encoding type VII toxin-antitoxin system HepT family RNase toxin, coding for MRLDLYLAETRTLAARQKSVLDVAANKLKTGDRLSELEQNGVLHALQLLIENAIGKAKHILKAHSLPVPVSAYDAFRDLAAMSRPAISDLEQWYGVIGLRNRIVHDYLNLDMQHVLRLVSNNAHMFIYDFLVADIEI
- the mntA gene encoding type VII toxin-antitoxin system MntA family adenylyltransferase antitoxin, which encodes MSPDEAPLQKRLAAIFSDTPGLCFAVLVGSRATGAASSSSDWDVALQWAKPGLDMDTLACEERLRERLAHALECSLESVDLINLSSAGLAMRAAVAEEGVPLYGDAELAWFHFLSRTWRELEQWQWEREHHAA
- a CDS encoding MarR family EPS-associated transcriptional regulator, which encodes MIERIDPRIVEEAHYRLLALLQNEPGLSQREMAERLGVSLGKVNYCMRALIEKGWLKAENFRRSSNKRAYLYKLTPSGLREKAALTLRFLRRKEEEHDALVQEIARLKEELGASQD
- the rfaH gene encoding transcription/translation regulatory transformer protein RfaH, with the translated sequence MHSARPQARNGTGPSRWYLIQSKPRQGDRAEENLSNQGFQCFFPQVDVQAVVGQRQVTRREPLFPGYLFIQLSEVADNWLPIRSTRGVQRLVTFADKPLPVADTIINAIRDRLAVPDGPRMLFQPGDKVRITEGAFANVEAIFERFNGEERVVLLMNLLHKTQQVCFPLRSVTRID
- a CDS encoding polysaccharide biosynthesis tyrosine autokinase, yielding MTEQDTKRGMAGRMAAGANDEIDLTRLWALLVDHRWQIGLITAMAFIVGVIYTFVATPIYRADALLQIEARQSGLPVLGDLSEMLGSESSAQTEIEIIRSRMVIGNAADELRADIQVQPASLPVIGRFFGPEEKDNRILFAGWADTEKQLWIDQLAVPEWLLGSTFILEAGEGGSFTLTLDGEPVLEGEPGKEARSADQRIAIRVAELNAEPGTRFEVVKQSRRRVMQQLLANLSVAEKGRNTGILTVSMTGANPEKVSKILDAVARNYLLQNVQRRSAEAEKSLEFLDEQVPEIRDELNAAEEKLNAYRLESESVDLSLETKAVLDQLVQLEAKLNELKFRESEVNRLYTREHPAYRTLMEQRRSFEEERERLNSQVKNLPETQQQILRLMRDVELNQEIYVQLLNRVQELRIMKAGTIGNVRIIDNAQVQPEPIKPQKALVVVLATLLGLMGAVGQVFVRAAFNRGIESPDQLEQEGIPVYATLPLSEDQIRNERLISRISRRRGTPNKTHQLLAQTNPGDLTIEALRSLRTSLHFAMLEASNNVLMISGPSPEVGKSFVSANFAMVLAQVGQRVVLVDGDLRKGHLHRYFPSDHAVGLSTYLAGRNSREEVTLHTDIPGLDFIGRGEIPPNPAELLMHPRFQGLMEELSRDYDLVLIDTPPILAVTDAAIIGNLAGTSLVVTRYGRNSIKEVEQTLGRFEQNGVHVKGCILNAVERKASNAYSYYAYEYK